Within Flagellimonas maritima, the genomic segment TTTTTTGCTACTACCGTAGATATTCTTAAGTCGTCGTTAAGTGACGATACTGCCGAGGATAGTTACAGTTTCTTATCATCACTCGGTGCTGAATCTAGCTTTCCAAAAAGGGAAAGTATCGTTCATCACTCCATCAACGGTTCTTTTGCGTACCGAAAGGGAGACTATAAAGCCATTTTTTGCCCAGGTTCAGGCGGGTGGAGTTTTCCCAGACCTAATGATAAAGCTATTGACAGCTTACCTAAATTTCAATTATATAATTTAAATAATGATATCGGTGAAGAACACAATTTATTGAACGAACAACCTGAACTATTTGAACAATATCGAAAAGAACTTTCAGCAATAGTATCCAATGGAAGAAGTACGGAAGGAGAAATTCAGAAAAATGATGGCCCTGAAACATGGCCTCAATTAAGCTGGATGATAGACCAAAAATAAAGATGCCAAAATCTAGAAAATCAACTTAAAATTATACAAACTAGAACCTTCAATCTAAAGAAACGCAAAAAACCACTTATATTTTGGCAACATAAAATCAGGAATTCTTAAGCTCTCTTAAATTCTAACTTTCGAGGTACTTGTAATCTAAATTATAATATTATCTTCATTTAAAATCGAAAACAATAACAAGCGAAATTTGAAGCAGTTTAAAAATTCACTAAATGAAATTTTTATTACGTTTATTATTAATTTTTATTATCGTTGGATGTGGTGATAGAATAAAAAAAAGTACAAGTCCTAATAAGAAGACAAATCGCTCCTTTATGGATTTATTGTTGCCCGCTCCAAAAGACGGTGGGTTTCAAATGGATGGGTATTGGGTTTGGGGAATGTCCGTAATTAAGGGTAATGATGGTAAATACCACGGATATGCATCAGCCTGGAAAAACAATGTTCCCTTTGCATCTAATTGGGTAACCAATTCTCAAATCGTCCATGCGACATCAGAAAATCCAGAAGGACCATATGAATTTAGTGAGGTAGTCTTTGAGAGAAGAGGTCCTCAATTCTGGGACGGTATGATGACCCACAATCCAACTATCCAAAAAGTTGGAGATACGTATCTATTGTATTACATCGGCGCTACCTATGACTTTCCTTATCCGGAAGAAGAGATTCCAAATGAACTTAAACGGGAAGTAAGAGGTTATCAAAGAATTGGTTTGGCTACCTCTAAGTCCCCATTTGGACCATGGAAAAGAAAAGATAAACCGATTTTGGACGTAAGACCGAATAAATGGGATTCTTACCTTACGGTTAACCCTTCGGTATGCATAAAACCTAACGGGAAGGTTTTGCTTGTATATAAGTCCGCTTCGCACAAATCGGGGTTGTTGAAACTAGGACTCGCTACTGCTGATAAGTACGATGGTGAGTATTATAGATTGAGTGATGAACCAATCTTTGATTTTAATAATGAAGTTGATGATATGGATGCTAATGATACCAAGCATGTCGAAGACCCTTATATGTGGTACAATGGCAATTCGTTTGAGTTGATTATGAAAGATATGACAGGTAGTATTGCCGGTGAAAAGGGAGGTGGCATCCATGCCACCTCCCAAGATGGAATAGATTGGAAAATATCAACCCCCCCTAAAGCCTATAGTAAAGAAGTCCTTTGGAACGATGGTGTTAAAACCATGCAAGCTCGTTTTGAACGTCCTCAGCTACTCATTGAAAATGGTCGGCCTACACATATGTTTATTGCGACTGGCACTAAATCCAACGGAATTGGGAGGCAATTCGATAAAACTTGGAATATGTGCATTCCATTAAAAACAAACGATTACAATTGATAATTCGACATGTTAAGCCCAAGATAGAAATTTAGAATGAAATTGGTTATTATAGTACGCCTTGAGTAAGTCATAGAAATTCTGGGATTTTCAATTATGGAAAAAGTTTGAATTACTTTCTGCGGACCATTTGGAACAGAACCATTCTGTCGTCCCCATCTACAATTAGGTCTATTCTGACCAGTTTATGCTGACAATGCTCAATTTTCAACTTTGAACGAGTTCTATATCATAAAGACGTTTGTATGCAGACATTCCCGTTCTTTCCTATATAAGATAAGACTTTTATGTGTGTTCAGTGAATTTTACCCTTACTTCTTGTAAAGATTTCTATCACTTCAACTTCCAAACTTCCCAATTCAAGACTTAAGGTCAAAATTACAAAAAGTATTACGGGTTATATATGGCAATCTAATGCAAAGTCAGCTTTGCGCTTACAGGTTTGGAAGCACCGAGCTCTATTGCTCTCTCTGTTGGCAAGCTACCTGACATAATCATGGTAAAATCTCCCTTTTCCAAGATTGGATTACCCGTATTATCAATCAGTTCTAGCATGTTTGGGGTAATATTGAACACTACGGTTTTGCTCTCGCCAGGTTTTAAAATGATAGACTTGACTCCTTTCAAGGAAAAAAATGGTGTTGCAACGCTGGCTTTATTATCGGTAATATACAGTTGGACCGTCTCGATTGATTCATGTTTACCAACATTTGTTACATTACAGGCGATTTCGACGGTTTCTCCCTGACTAATTTTCGATGCTGATTGCGTCAGTTCACTGTATGAGAATGAACTATAGCTTAACCCAAATCCAAATGGGTACATAGGTTCTTGGTCCATGTACCGGTACGTTCTACCTTTCATGGTGTAATCTTCGTACGGGGGCAGTTGTTCAAGCGATTTTGGAAAAGTAATGGGCAGTCTACCGGATGGAGAAACCTTCCCAAATAATATATCGGCAACTGCATTGCCACCCTCCTCCCCTGGATACCAAGCCAATAAAACCGCATCGGCTATTTCGTGAACTTCAAAAAGGTTCATTGGCGACCCACCTGTAATTACGGCAATAACCGGTTTGTCTTGCTCCTTGATCTTTCTAAGATATTCCAACTGATTTTCCGGGATATTATAATCCAACCGGTCTCCATAATATGGCGATGAGATGGATTCCCCTTCTTCCCCTTCAAGATGTCTGGTTAAACCCATACCTACAATGGTTACGTCAGATTCGGCGGCTACTCCTGTAGACCAATCCACGGGATTGACATTCTTTCTGTCCAGTGTCGTTCCTGGACTGTACTGAACCTGACTACCAGGCGCGACTGCTGAGGTGATTCCTTCCAAAAATGTAACAATGTTTGAATTTACTCCAAAATAATTGCCCAAAAGAGCGTCGATAGAGGCTGAATTAGGACCTACAACGTAATACCTGTCCAAATCATTTTCTAGGGGAAGTATGCCATTATTTTTAAGCAGGACCATAGATTTGGTTGCAACTTCACGGGCAAGTGCTCTATGCGCTTCACTATCCACTACCTCATACGAAATTGAGTTGTACGGATTAAGGTCTTGCGGATCGAACATCCCAAGTTTAAATCTAGTTTCAAGCAGGGGTTTAAGCCTTTGGTCGATAAGTGATTCATCCACCAAGCCTTGCTGTACCGCTTCCACGAGGGCAGTATAGGTATCTCCGCAGTTGAGATTTACACCATGTTCTAATGCCAATACAGCGGCTTCGGTTTTATTGGAAACCGTACCATGACCGTTATCCGAGTAGAAATCCACCAAGGCCCAACAATCGCTGACAACATGTCCCCTAAAGCCCCATTTATCAAACAGCACATCGTTAAGCAAGGAGCTGCTTGCGCAACATGGCTCTCCGTTGGTTCTGTTATAGGCACACATAACAGATTCCACACCTGCATTTACAAGCGCTTCAAATGCCGGTAGATAAGTTTCACCTAAATCCTTTTGGCTTACTATTGCGTTAAACTCATGTCTGGATTTTTCAGGACCGCTGTGCACCGCAAAATGTTTTGCGCATGCGGCAGTCTTGAGGTACTTAGGATGATTTCCCTGTAAACCCTTTACAAAGGCAACGCCCAATAAACTCGTTAGATACGGGTCTTCCCCGTAGGTTTCCTGTCCACGCCCCCATCGTGGGTCTCTAAATATATTGACATTGGGAGTCCAAAAAGTCAATCCGGCATATCTTTTATAATTTTCAGCAGCTTGAGCCACATTGTACATAGCGCGTGCTTCATCCGAAATAGCCGAAGAAACCATATAAATCAAATCATGGTCAAAAGTAGCCGCCAAGCCGATAGCTTGCGGAAAAATGGTAGCTTTCCCCGAGCGTCCAACGCCGTGCAAGGCTTCGTTCCAATAATCGTATGGAGGAATATTAAGACGAGGAATCCCAGAGGTGTTCATTAGCATTTGATCGACCTTCTCCTCAAGGGTGAGCCTATTTATCAGATCATCTACCCTTTCTTCTATATCCACAGTAGAATCAAGATATTTAAATTGGGCATTTAAAGTTGTGAATCCAATGGTAACGATACTAAAAATCAACAATTGCTTTTTCATAGTTTGGTTTATAGTTAAATTAAGATACGGCCGCTATAAAATTGAAATAACTGTGGCGCCTTTAAGTCTCATAACATGTTGTTTACAAAAAGTTTTACAATCAAAGTCTTAATAATTTCAGTAATTGGAAGTGATATCAACTTTATGGAATCTTCTGGCGTTAAGGGCATTTTTGGATAATAACATATCTACTATGATTAAAAAAAACTTGCATTCTCGCCTATCCGCTAAAGTAAATAAGCACAAAGATGACAATCACTACTAAAAAGACCGAAAAAATAATATCATAGATTGAAAAACTATCCTTTTTCAGCCTTCTTTCATCCATCCCGAGTGTGCCGAATGCCAATCCTTTAATGGCACCATAATCCGGAGCTGCCGTGGCCAGAGTTACAGATATACAGACTACCAAGGAGAAAATGAACATGAAAATGGCCATATTTGCAAAATTGATGGTGGCAAACGATAACAATAGTCCTGACAGACTATCCTGATATATTTCAGACAGAATTCGCAAAGCGGCCATGATAAGCCCCGAAAACAAAGTGGTTATTGCTGCTTGGGAGTTTACCCTCTTCCATATAATGCCCAACAGGAATACCGCGGTTATGGGAGGTGCTATGTAAGACTGTACACTTTGGAGATATTGGTACAGCACCCCTCCACCTATTTTTTCCATGATGGGTATCCAAATGATACCAAGTACCACCACTATCGATGTTGCCATCTTACCTATCCAAAGGAGTTTTTTTTCTTCGGTGAGCGGCCTCAACTTTTTATAAATGTCTATAGTGAAAATTGTGGAGCAAGAATTAAAGACCGAGGCCAGGGAACTCATCAGGGCTGCCATTAAACCGCCCGCAACCAATCCTTTAAGGCCGACGGGCAAGAGCGTTTTTACCAAAACAGGGAAGACCTCATCACTTTTTTCGTAGGTCAGCACACCTTGCTTTGCAAGAGCAAAGGCAATGATTCCGGGTATCAGAAAAATAAAGATTGGCAGCAACTTTAGATAAGCACCAAAAATAGCTCCCCTTCTACCTATTTTTATGTTGTTGGCAGCCAATGTGCGTTGAACGATATACTGATCTGTACACCAGTACCATATTCCAACGATGGTGCCACCGAATAACATTCCGGTCCAAGGAAAATCGGGGTCAGAGATGGGCCGCCACATATTAAAGTGGGCACTCCCCGCCACTGACCGTAGCTCTTGCCACCCTCCGACCTTTTCCAATCCCAGATATGTAATGATTAACGAACCCGCTATGAGTATTACCGTCTGCAAGGTCTCGGTATAGATAACTGCTTTCATTCCCCCGATTACGGTATACGCCCCGGTGAAGATTACAATGCCTATGGCCCCGTACCAAAAAGGGATTCCCAGTAGCTCGGAAACTACTATTCCCCCTGCATAGATGGTGACCGACACCTTTGTAATTACGTATCCAACCAGCGAAAAGACCGAAAGAAACCATCTGGACCTACCATCGAAGCGTTTCTCCAAGAATTCGGGCATGGTAAAAGCGTTACTCCTAAAATAAAATGGGAGGAAAAGCCAGCCCAGTAATAAGACTATCCACGCATGCAACTCGTAGTGGGCCATGGGCATACCGGATTCTGCACCGGTGCCCGCCAATCCGACCACATGTTCCGAGCCGATGTTCGACGCAAAAATCGACGCTCCTATGACGAACCACCCCACATTTCTACCTGCAAGAAAATAATCGGCCGTATCCTTATTTTTTTGAAGCACCACCCAGACCGCGACCGCAACCAAGGCAAGAAGGTAAATGGCAAGTACCCACCAGTCCGCTTTTTCTAAGATAGATTCCATATTGGACTGTTTAGATATATTGGTTCAAAAGGTTTTCAAACATTTCCTGTTTACCACTTATTTGATCGGGATTATCATGCGATACGGCATAATCCGATAAATCTGTAAGGGACAATCTGCCCGATACAAAATCTGCCCCGATGCCGGATTGAAAAGACGCATACCGCTCATTCAGCAAACGTTCATAGGGAGATTTCCTAATGATGGCATCGGCAACCAACAAAGCTCTTGCAAACGTGTCCGCACCCCCGATATGGGCCAAGAAAATATCCTCCAAATCTGTGGAGTTGCGTCTGGTCTTGGCATCGAAATTGATGCCTCCACCCTGCAACCCGCCCGACCTTAATAGTACCAACATAGCTTCTGCGGTCTCGGTCACGTTGTTGGGGAACTGATCGGTATCCCAGCCGTTCTGGTAATCGCCCCTGTTGGCATCTATACTTCCCAACATACCTGCATTGGCGGCAACCTGTAATTCATGTTGAAAGGTATGTTGCGCCAAAGTAGCGTGGTTGACCTCTATATTGAGTTTAAAATCGTTTTCAAGCCCGTACTCCCTAATGGATTTAATGGAAGTGGCGGCATCAAAATCATATTGGTGCTTGGTCGGTTCCATAGGTTTTGGCTCAATAAAAAATGTCCCCTCAAAGCCTTGACTTCTCGCATAGTCTTTCGCCATATTCAAAAACCGGCCGATATTATCCTGTTCCAATTTCATATCGGTGTTCAAAAGGGACATATACCCCTCGCGACCTCCCCAGAACACATAGTTTTCACCACCAAGAGCGATTGTTGCGTCCAATGCTATCTTTACCTGGGCTCCCGCAATTGCCAGTACGTTGAAATCTGGGTTTGAAGCTGCGCCGTTCATATATTTAGGGTTGGAAAAGCAATTTGCCGTTCCCCAAAGCAGTTTCACCCCAGAAGCTTTTTGTTTTTCCTGAAGATATTCTACGGTTTTGAGAACTCGTTTTTCAGATTCTACAAGTGTTGTCGCCTCATCCACTAGGTCAAAGTCATGGAAGCAATAGTATCCAAAGCCCATTTTTGTTACAAATTCAAAAGCGGCATCGGCTTTGTCCCTGGCTGCCTCAATGGGATCCTTAGCGGTAATCCATGGAAATTTTTTGGTGCCAGGACCAAAAGGGTCGCCACCGGTTCCACAGAGCGTATGCCAATAGGCCATGGCAAATTTAAAATGGTCTCGCATGGTTTTGCCCGCTATCATTTGCTCGGGATTGTAATACTTGAACGCTAACGGGTTATCGGATTCATGCCCTTCATATTTGATTTCTCCGATTCCCTTAAAAAATTCCTTATCGCCTAAAAGTGCCATTGTTATTGGTTTAATATGATTCCTAGTTCGGTTTTCCAGTTTTTGTAAGCTGTTTCATAAGCGGTTCTTGTTCGGGACGGTTCAAACGTTTTTACGTAATCATTTTGAATATAGGAACTGAACATTTTATTTCCGTGTTCGAATATGGCACATGCCCGTGCTGCACCTATTGCACCAGTGGTATTGTACATTTCAATTTTTAGGCCTGATAATGTTGCGATGATGTCTGAAAATATCCCTGATCGAAATAAATTATCATTGCCCACTCTAATAGCATTTGCTATTATCCCATCATTTTTTAGCAACTCCATGCCATAAACGTAGGAAAACGCTATTCCCTCCAATGCTGCCCGAAAGATATGCGCCCTAGTATGGCGGTTGAAATCGAGATTTAACAGTCTGGCACCTGTCTTCTTGTTCTCTAGCATACGTTCTGATCCATTTCCAAATGGAATGATTATAATGCCGTCCGAACCGATAGGAACCGTAGAGGCCAAGTCGTTCATTTCCCCATACGATGCTATACCGAAGTTTATTTTCAGCCATTTATAAAGTATCCCGGCTCCATTGATACAGAGCAACTTTCCAATATATTTTCTACCCTCTTTACCGTAATTTACATGGGCAAAATTATTGACCCTTGAAGTTTCCCTTATAGATTGTTTGTCGCCAATGGCATAAACTACACCCGAAGTGCCGCCCGTGGCGGCAATTTCGCCTGGCTCGAAGACATTTAGCGATAGGGCATTGTTCGGTTGGTCGCCGGCGCGGTACATAATCGGGGTACCTATTTTTAAACCTGTACCTTTGGCTCCTTCTGCTGAAACAAAGACTTGTTCGCCAAAGGTTTCTGCAATATCCGGTATTAACGAAGCATCTATTTTAAGATGCGACAACACCGAGTTGGAAATGCCTTCCGTTTCAAAATCCCAAAAAACCCCTTCTGAAAGTCCAGAAATTGTTGTGTTAATGGTATTTGATAGTCGATAGGCAATATAATCCCCCGGCAACATGAATTTATGAATCCTTTTGTATACATCCGGTTCGTTCTGCTGTACCCATGCTAATTTGGATGCCGTAAAATTACCTGGGGAATTAAGCAACCGCGAGTCACATAACCTCTCACCAATAGCTTGATAGGCACGCTCACCTATTTTGACCGCCCTACTGTCGCACCAGATAATGGATGGCCTTAAAGGCTTTCCCTTTTTATCAACGATGACCAGACCGTGCATTTGATATGCAATACCTATCCCGACTATATCATTTTCTGAAACCGAAAATCCATTTTTTATCTTTCGTATGCCCTTACAGACGTGTTTCCACCAATCAATAGGCGATTGTTCCGCCCACCCCTTTTTTTCAGCATATATGGACATTTCATTTTCGGGTTCTTGGACTATGGCAATACTTGCACCTGTAGTCTTTTCGACCAAGGCTATTTTTACGGAAGAACTTCCCAAATCGATTCCTAAATAATACATTTGGTGAAAATATGGAATTTATCGACATATTGTCAATTTGACTATAAGAATTTAATTGAATTTGCCTTATGGAGAATCTAATGCCCAACTTATCCATTGATTGCGTGATTTTCGGATTCGATACGGAATTGAAGGTTTTGCTCACCAAGCACGCCGAAGGGATAAATAAGGGAAAATGGGCATTGCCCGGAGGTTGGGTCGGTACCGATGAATCTATTGACAATGCCGCCACCAGGATTCTATTTCTTCTCACGGGTCTGAAGAATATTTATCTGGAGCAACTTAAGGCTTTTGGAGATGTTGATAGATATCCAGGCCAAAGGGTCGTCACGGTGTCCTATTATTCTTTGATACGTTCGGATGAAATCGGTTTGGTTCCCGGTTTTACCGCTTCCGAAGTAAAATGGTCGTCACTGGATAGCGTCGGAAAGTTATTGTATGACCACAATCAAATTCTCGCATGTGGTCTTTTAAAGCTTCAAAACGGGGTTAAACAAGAACCTATAGGCTTTAATCTATTGCCCAAACAATTTACCTTGCTACAGCTACAAAAGATTTATGAATCGATATTGCAAATGCAACTGGACAAGCCGAATTTCAGAAGAAAGATCCTTAAGACAGGTATCCTAAAAAAAAGTAGTGGCAAACAGACCAATGTCGCCCATAGATCAGCCAATCTCTTTGAATTTGACCAAAGAGAATATGCTCGATTTAAAAAACAAAAATTTATTCTGGACTTTTAGTTATTGGTATTTTCGAAGTAATAATGAAACACGGCATTCCAAATTAGAAAAAGCACTCTTGCGTTAAGGCGACAACCGTGAACTTTCAGGAGAAACTGCTTTCAGAATTGGTGGCGTTACACTTGTTGCAACTATCCCAATGAACGACGTGCTACCACCAACCGTTGAATTTTCTGGAACAAGAATGAAAAAGCTTACCGTTCGGTATCATTCGCCTTAATGATTCCTATTGTCGTATGCATTTATAAATCTCTCATCCAACTCTGTTGAGTCTTGGTATTTTTTCCTCAGTGTTATTAATTGAGCCTTCAAGTCCTTAACCACTTCTGCGTAGTCTGGGTGATGGAATACATTGTTCAATTCATCGGGGTCATTTATTCTGTCGTATAGTTCCCATTCGTCAATGTCGTAGTAAAAATGGATTAACTTATATTCTTTGGTGACGATACCATAATGGCGCTTTACCATGTGTATACTGGGATATTCATAGTAATGGTAATAAACGGACTTTCGCTTCCATGAGTCTCTGTTACCCTTCAATAATGGGACGAGGCTTTCCCCTTGCATATCGCTTGGAGCCTTTATACCTGCTGCATCCAAAAATGTCTGTGCGAAATCAAGATTCTGGACCATCTCATCTTCCGTAGTGCCCGGAGTTATCACATTGGGCCAACGGATTAACAAAGGTGTCTTAAAAGATTCGTTATAGATAAAGCGTTTGTCGAACCAACCGTGCTCGCCTAGATAAAACCCCTGATCCGATGTATAGATTACTATGGTATTTTCGGCTAGTCCACTTTCATCAAGATAATCCAATACTCTACCTACGTTATCGTCAACAGAAGAGATGGTACCAAGGTAGTCCTGCATGTATCTCTGGTATTTCCATATTAATTTTTCTTTTTTGGAAAAACTGCTCCAATTATCCTTAAAGTCGTTGTTGATCGAATCCAAAACAGGTGTATATTCTGCACGCTGAATAGAATCTGTACGACCAAAAGGTCCCCAAAAACCGTTTTTCTTTCTAGGTACCATAGGTTCCAAATTTTCCATTTCTGCAAGGGTTTCTGGATACAGCTTACTATCGGTTTCGTATCGCATATCGTACAAAATGCTCATTTCTGCGGTTTTGGCTGCGGTACCCCGATTTTTATGGTCATCGAAAAGAGTTTTGGGTAATGGGAACGTCTTCTTGGAAAATTCCTTAAACTTGTCTGCACGGGGCCACCAAGGGCGGTGCGGTGCCTTGTGCATGTACATCATTAGAAATGGTTTGTTTGGATTTCGTTCTTCTTTTAACCATCTCAAGGATACGTCAGTAATGATATCGGTTACGTAGCCCTTTTTAGTGATTCTACCTTCTGTCTTGCTAATAAAATCGGGGTTGATATATCGACCTTGACCCGGAAGTATCATAAATTCATCCACTCCTTTTGGATTATTGCCGAAATGTAATTTTCCGAACATCGCCGTCTCATACCCCGCTTTTTGAAATAGCTGCGGGAAGGTGACCTGGGTAGTATCAAAAGGGGTGTGGTTATCTATTTTTCCATTGATATGGCTATGCTTCCCTGTAAGGATTACCGCCCTGGATGGCGCACAAATGGAATTGGTAACACTGGCGTTGGTAAACAGAATGCCCTCTGATGCTATACGGTCTATGTTGGGGGTTTTTATCAATTTATCACTGTAGGCACTTATAGCTTGGTATGCATGATCATCTGACATAATAAAGAGAATATTAGGTCTTTGATCTTTCTTTTTCTGCGCGTTTTTTTGGGCGCATGCGATAAGGCCGGAAAACAGAAATAATAGCATCACTTTCAATAGGAAAGACGAACACATTTTTTTGAATTTAATGGACATCATTTTAATCTGTTGGTTTATACCTCAACGGGGCTATGGTTGGCAACTTCACTTTGGGTTGAGAGCAAAAAGGCTCACGAACTGCGGGATTGATTGTTTAATTCATTTCATGAACCCGATGATTAATTTTTACTTCGGGAATGTTGAACTGTCTTTACCGTACTTGGTTGAAAACCGATCCTATGTGCTACGACTTCTATAACATCACCGTTTTTTATCTGAAATTCCCCCGAATATATTTTCCAGCTATCTGTTGAGCCGACCGTTGGGCTGGCATTTAAGCGATAGCCGATTGTGGCACCATTGGTTTCGCAACTGATGCTGACAATATTGTTGTTATCGATGTCTATTATGGGCTGCTCGGTTTGCGGTTGGATGCCATTCGGCCAGAATTTTTCAATCAATTCCTTTTCATTAATAAATCCAAGGTCATCAATGCTTTTAACGAATACCGCGTTCTCTTCCCTTAATTCCAAAAGCATTTCCCTGTATTCGGGGTTACCCGCAAGGTTTACCACTTCATGGGGGTCTTTTTCGGTATCATATAGTACTTCTGACGGCTTTGTAGGCTTGAACCAGATTTTCTGGATTTCGGTCAAGCTATCCTTTTCGCGCAATCGGTGCAATTCTTTCATCATCGCCATATTTTCCCTGTAGCCTATCGGAAAGAAAATCGGGATTTCCGGTCGATAGTATTTAATGTATTTGAAACGTTTGTCACGTACTGCCCTGGCCTGATCGTAAAATTTATCGAACCGGTCGGTTGCTGCATAGATGTATTTCGGCTCCTGCTCTCTTTTGAAATCACCCAAAAATGCCTTTCCTTGCATATATTCCGGTGGTTTTATTCCTACGAGGGATAAAATGGTAGGTGCAAAATCAACGAAGCTGATCATTCGATTATCTTCTGTTCCGACTAGCTGCTTATCGGGATGGCGTATAATCATGGGAACCTTAATTCCAGAGTCGTGCAGGGAACGCTTTTGACGTGGAAATGGCCCACCATGATCGGTATACCACATAATAATCGTATTGTCCAATAGACCGTCGGCTTCCAATTTATCAAGAATGTCGCCCACTTGTTTATCCATTTCCACAATATTGGAATACATTCTACGTATATCCCGTCTGGAAATTTTTGTATCTGGTAAATAGGCAGGTACGGGCACTTCGAGGTCTTTATCGACTAGTAGGTTATCCTCTGCCCTTTCCCATATCTGTGACTCATGAGTTGCAAATAAGTTAAAAACTGAAAAGAAAGGCTGGTCTGATTTTCTGCCACGCCAGTCCGCATCATCATCACAAGCATCCCATGCAGTTGCTGTTTTTAAAAATTGATAGTCTTCTTTTGAATTATTCGAGGTATAGTAGCCTGACTTTCTTAAAATTTCAGTAAACATTTTAACCTTTGGGGGCGGCACCGCTTCGTAGGCAATAACACCCTTAGGTGTAAAC encodes:
- a CDS encoding glycoside hydrolase family 3 C-terminal domain-containing protein; protein product: MKKQLLIFSIVTIGFTTLNAQFKYLDSTVDIEERVDDLINRLTLEEKVDQMLMNTSGIPRLNIPPYDYWNEALHGVGRSGKATIFPQAIGLAATFDHDLIYMVSSAISDEARAMYNVAQAAENYKRYAGLTFWTPNVNIFRDPRWGRGQETYGEDPYLTSLLGVAFVKGLQGNHPKYLKTAACAKHFAVHSGPEKSRHEFNAIVSQKDLGETYLPAFEALVNAGVESVMCAYNRTNGEPCCASSSLLNDVLFDKWGFRGHVVSDCWALVDFYSDNGHGTVSNKTEAAVLALEHGVNLNCGDTYTALVEAVQQGLVDESLIDQRLKPLLETRFKLGMFDPQDLNPYNSISYEVVDSEAHRALAREVATKSMVLLKNNGILPLENDLDRYYVVGPNSASIDALLGNYFGVNSNIVTFLEGITSAVAPGSQVQYSPGTTLDRKNVNPVDWSTGVAAESDVTIVGMGLTRHLEGEEGESISSPYYGDRLDYNIPENQLEYLRKIKEQDKPVIAVITGGSPMNLFEVHEIADAVLLAWYPGEEGGNAVADILFGKVSPSGRLPITFPKSLEQLPPYEDYTMKGRTYRYMDQEPMYPFGFGLSYSSFSYSELTQSASKISQGETVEIACNVTNVGKHESIETVQLYITDNKASVATPFFSLKGVKSIILKPGESKTVVFNITPNMLELIDNTGNPILEKGDFTMIMSGSLPTERAIELGASKPVSAKLTLH
- a CDS encoding sodium:solute symporter, with the translated sequence MESILEKADWWVLAIYLLALVAVAVWVVLQKNKDTADYFLAGRNVGWFVIGASIFASNIGSEHVVGLAGTGAESGMPMAHYELHAWIVLLLGWLFLPFYFRSNAFTMPEFLEKRFDGRSRWFLSVFSLVGYVITKVSVTIYAGGIVVSELLGIPFWYGAIGIVIFTGAYTVIGGMKAVIYTETLQTVILIAGSLIITYLGLEKVGGWQELRSVAGSAHFNMWRPISDPDFPWTGMLFGGTIVGIWYWCTDQYIVQRTLAANNIKIGRRGAIFGAYLKLLPIFIFLIPGIIAFALAKQGVLTYEKSDEVFPVLVKTLLPVGLKGLVAGGLMAALMSSLASVFNSCSTIFTIDIYKKLRPLTEEKKLLWIGKMATSIVVVLGIIWIPIMEKIGGGVLYQYLQSVQSYIAPPITAVFLLGIIWKRVNSQAAITTLFSGLIMAALRILSEIYQDSLSGLLLSFATINFANMAIFMFIFSLVVCISVTLATAAPDYGAIKGLAFGTLGMDERRLKKDSFSIYDIIFSVFLVVIVIFVLIYFSG
- a CDS encoding xylulokinase produces the protein MYYLGIDLGSSSVKIALVEKTTGASIAIVQEPENEMSIYAEKKGWAEQSPIDWWKHVCKGIRKIKNGFSVSENDIVGIGIAYQMHGLVIVDKKGKPLRPSIIWCDSRAVKIGERAYQAIGERLCDSRLLNSPGNFTASKLAWVQQNEPDVYKRIHKFMLPGDYIAYRLSNTINTTISGLSEGVFWDFETEGISNSVLSHLKIDASLIPDIAETFGEQVFVSAEGAKGTGLKIGTPIMYRAGDQPNNALSLNVFEPGEIAATGGTSGVVYAIGDKQSIRETSRVNNFAHVNYGKEGRKYIGKLLCINGAGILYKWLKINFGIASYGEMNDLASTVPIGSDGIIIIPFGNGSERMLENKKTGARLLNLDFNRHTRAHIFRAALEGIAFSYVYGMELLKNDGIIANAIRVGNDNLFRSGIFSDIIATLSGLKIEMYNTTGAIGAARACAIFEHGNKMFSSYIQNDYVKTFEPSRTRTAYETAYKNWKTELGIILNQ
- a CDS encoding glycoside hydrolase family protein, whose amino-acid sequence is MKFLLRLLLIFIIVGCGDRIKKSTSPNKKTNRSFMDLLLPAPKDGGFQMDGYWVWGMSVIKGNDGKYHGYASAWKNNVPFASNWVTNSQIVHATSENPEGPYEFSEVVFERRGPQFWDGMMTHNPTIQKVGDTYLLYYIGATYDFPYPEEEIPNELKREVRGYQRIGLATSKSPFGPWKRKDKPILDVRPNKWDSYLTVNPSVCIKPNGKVLLVYKSASHKSGLLKLGLATADKYDGEYYRLSDEPIFDFNNEVDDMDANDTKHVEDPYMWYNGNSFELIMKDMTGSIAGEKGGGIHATSQDGIDWKISTPPKAYSKEVLWNDGVKTMQARFERPQLLIENGRPTHMFIATGTKSNGIGRQFDKTWNMCIPLKTNDYN
- the xylA gene encoding xylose isomerase, which gives rise to MALLGDKEFFKGIGEIKYEGHESDNPLAFKYYNPEQMIAGKTMRDHFKFAMAYWHTLCGTGGDPFGPGTKKFPWITAKDPIEAARDKADAAFEFVTKMGFGYYCFHDFDLVDEATTLVESEKRVLKTVEYLQEKQKASGVKLLWGTANCFSNPKYMNGAASNPDFNVLAIAGAQVKIALDATIALGGENYVFWGGREGYMSLLNTDMKLEQDNIGRFLNMAKDYARSQGFEGTFFIEPKPMEPTKHQYDFDAATSIKSIREYGLENDFKLNIEVNHATLAQHTFQHELQVAANAGMLGSIDANRGDYQNGWDTDQFPNNVTETAEAMLVLLRSGGLQGGGINFDAKTRRNSTDLEDIFLAHIGGADTFARALLVADAIIRKSPYERLLNERYASFQSGIGADFVSGRLSLTDLSDYAVSHDNPDQISGKQEMFENLLNQYI